The Methylomonas montana genome has a window encoding:
- a CDS encoding spermine/spermidine synthase domain-containing protein: MYKYEGLVVHQSHDDEGIIEIVDKEGVRALHFGSHARQSSMLLAEPDRLHSLYARAMMAGLLFHDTPREVLMIGLGGGTIAKFLLHQFADCRLKVVEFRSSVLKVARSHFGLPFDQRLKIKIGCGAQHVHQASQTQSEQHDLIVIDAYDHAGMAPEVSSETFFDNCRTLLTKDGLLVINLWGTDKDLFQQVVWNMGRVFDRRMLFLPVRGRGNIIGFAFGETRPKPTLKQLIDHAKRLELQYQLEFPTYLLDLKRHNANVFNRIIKS; encoded by the coding sequence ATGTACAAATATGAAGGCCTGGTGGTGCACCAAAGCCACGATGACGAAGGCATCATAGAAATCGTTGATAAGGAAGGCGTCAGAGCCTTGCATTTTGGTTCCCATGCTCGGCAAAGCAGCATGCTGCTGGCCGAACCCGACCGCCTGCACTCCTTGTATGCAAGAGCAATGATGGCTGGTCTGCTGTTCCATGACACGCCCCGTGAAGTGTTGATGATAGGCTTGGGCGGCGGCACTATCGCCAAGTTTTTGCTGCATCAGTTTGCCGATTGCCGGCTGAAAGTGGTCGAGTTTCGCAGCAGCGTCTTAAAAGTTGCCCGCAGCCATTTCGGCCTGCCCTTCGATCAGCGCCTGAAAATCAAGATTGGTTGCGGCGCCCAACACGTCCACCAGGCTAGCCAAACTCAAAGCGAGCAACACGATTTAATCGTCATCGACGCTTACGATCATGCCGGCATGGCCCCGGAAGTCAGCAGCGAAACTTTTTTCGACAATTGCCGAACCTTGTTGACTAAGGACGGTCTGCTGGTGATCAATTTGTGGGGCACCGACAAGGATCTGTTCCAACAAGTGGTCTGGAATATGGGCCGGGTGTTTGATCGGCGCATGCTGTTTCTACCGGTGCGTGGACGCGGCAACATCATCGGCTTCGCGTTTGGCGAAACAAGACCCAAGCCAACTTTAAAGCAGTTGATAGACCATGCCAAACGCCTGGAACTGCAATATCAACTGGAATTTCCCACCTATTTGCTGGACCTTAAGCGCCACAACGCCAACGTATTCAACCGGATAATCAAATCGTGA